taataatacttttagcaaaaatgtttttttaaattcacaatctgtagacaccatccatataggatttctatttgccatatatatttcaaccgtactgtgatgttttacaaaagttctgaacctttctattctcattgcttctacagattgtgaatttaaaaaaacatttttgctaaaagtattattatattattgattgattgactatgacttttcagatcacacagtaatgctatctgcaaggttagttccaggtaaatattgcaatcctttagccattcctggacctgtgtccaaaaacaagctacaaatggacagaaccaaaacaaatgatctaatgattctgtctcttcacagcaaaatctgcagagctgggaagattgtatcccccatataaataacattctattggtagcaagaattttatataataatttaaattgaaagattctaagttttgaatccggtgtcgttttgcgtgtcagttcataaacactatgccatgggatcggtacgtcaaaaatctcttcccaattattttgcaatctatatgggacggctgtcaatcctttggtccttaagtgaaactgatatacttttttatttatcacagttttccttaaccaattatgttctttaatgcaaggccgacagacaagttccttactttctcccccttccactttcctcttccacttttccggtaaggctgcaattatttggttgtaattttgggtagagcagacatttccatatgtttttgttagctgcatgtgcgacataactccaccagtcctaccgatgatatcatttacgaagattataccttttttaaacattctgtcaaaaaataaaggttttttgttaattagtatatttgaatttaaccacaatatttgttgcattatttgttctgttgtttctggaggattaaattgaaattgcaaccaactttctatagcttgttttagaaatagtgacatttgggagattatttccttttcaaataactgaaagtgagaggttgtaatctgaataaagggaaaaaggcctttcttgaacattgggtgagacaatcttactaatttgcttgagaaccagttcggatttaagtataacttttgtatgacttttgtctggcttgccgttccaaataaaattgaatatttttttctcatataatttaaaaaactgttcgctaggcgtaggcaagaccataagcaaataggtaaactgggataatactaaagagttaatcagtgtgatttttccacaaattgacaggtattttcctttccatggtagtaagatcttatctatttttgctaactttctattaaaatgtattgaagtgagatcatttatttcctttgggatatgtattccgagtatatccacatcaccatcagaccattttattggtaaactacatggtaatgtaaaaattgtatttttagtgatccaatacgtaatatagtacatttgtcataatttggttgtaatccagagaggttagaaaatgtatctagatcctctatgaggctgtggagggattctagttgtggatttaaaagaaaacatgaatcatcagcgtacaatgacacctttgtttttaagccctgtatttctaatcctctgatattattattggatctgattttaatagctaacatctcgatggccacaataaatagatatgccgatagtggacaaccttgtttcactcctcttgacagtttaaaactttctgagaaatagccattatttactattttacacttagggttactatacatgattttgacccattttataagagattctccaaaattgaaatgctccaggcatttatatataaaccccagtcgaactttatcaaatgccttttcgaagtctgctatgaatagcaggcctggtttcccatattttccatagtgttctattgtttccaatacttgccttatattatctctaatgtatcttccatgtaaaaaacctgtctgattagaattaataatatccgacaatacctttttaattctatgcgctatacattttgctaggatttttgcatcacaacactgaagtgtaaggggcctccaattttgtaaatggactggatctttatattttccacttgtatcctgtttcagtaataatgagatcagtccttcttcttgagtgtcagataatctaccatttacataggagtggttaaaacatgctaataacggtcctcttagtatatcaaaaaaggtttggtatacctcgactggtatgccatccaaccctggagttttcccagacttaaagtctttaattgcatccagaagttcctcctctgtaatttcaccttcacatgagtctttctgtgtggctgttaatttgacattatcaatagcagtgtaaaaaggatggggtgggggggcagtgcaaatagtccgggtagccattattagctgttcaggagtcttatggcttgggggtagaagctgttaagaagtcttttggacctagacttggcactccggtaccgcttgccgtgcggtagcagggagaacagtctatgactagggtggctggagtctttgacaattttgagggccttcctctgacaccgcctggtatagaggtcctggatggcaggaagcttggccccagtgatgtactgggccgtacgcactaccctctgtagtgccttgcggtcggaggccaagcagttgccataccaggcggtgatgcaaccagtcaggatgctctcgatggtgcagctgtagaattttttgaggatctgaggacccatgccaaatcttttcagtctcctgagggggaataggctttgtcgtgccctcttcacgactgtcttggtgtgtttggaccatgatagttcgttggtgatgtggacaccaaggaacttgaagctctcaacctgttccactacagccccgtcgatgagaatgggggcgtgctcagtcctcttttttttcctgtagtccacaatcgtcTTGTGAGTTGTCTGTATTTTTTTATGATTGGGATGAACAAAAAATGTATAAattaagggaaataagtatttgacccctctgcaaaacatgacttagtacttggtggcaaaacccttgttggcaatcacagaggtcagacgtttcttgtagttggccaccaggttagcacacatctcaggagggattttgttccactcctctttgcagatcttctccaagtcattaaggttttgaggctgacgtttggcaactcgaaccttcagctccctccacagattttctatgggattaaggtctggagactggctaggccactgtgttttgggtcattgtcatgctggaatacccatccacgacccattttcaatgccctggctgagggaaggaggttctcacccaagatttgacggtacatcatccctttgatgcggtgaagttgtcctgtccccttagcagaaaaacacccccaaagcataatgtttccacctccatgtttgatggtggggatggtgttcttggggtcataggcagcattcctcctcctccaaacacggcgagttgagttgatgccaaagagctcgattttggtctcatctgaccacaacactttcacccagttctcctctgaatcattcagatgttcattggcaaacgtcagacggccctgtatatgtgctttcttgagcagggggaccttgcgggcgctgcaggatttcagtccttcacggcgtagtgtgttaccaattgttttcttggtgactatggtcccagctgccttgagatcattgacaagatcctcccgtgtagttctgggctgattcctcaccgttctcatgatcattgcaactccacgaggtgagatcttgcatggagccccaggccgagggagatttcttccatttgcgaataatcgcaccaactgttgtcaccttctcaccaagctgcttggcaatggtcttgtagcccattccagccttgtgtaggtctacaatcttgtccctgacatccttggagagctctttggtcttggccatggtggagagtttggaatctgattgattgcttcttaggacaggtgtcttttatacaggtaacaaactgagattaggagcactccctttaagagtgtgctcctaatctcagctcgttacctgtatgaaagacacctgggagccagaaatctttcttattgagagggggtcaaatacttatttccctaattaaaatgcaaatcaatttacaacattttttacatgcgtttttttttctttctattctgtctctcactgttcaaataaacctaccattcaaattatagactgatcatttctttgtcagtgggcaaaagtacaaaatcagcaggggatcaaatacttttttccctcactgtatatgcatgGAGTCACTCTCAGTCAGATATAAACAGCTGTCATGTCATGACGGCTTCTAACCTGTTCTGTCCTGTTGTTGCAGCAGTCAAAACACATCAGGGATGAAGAGCTCCATTAGCTGTGGAAGAAGAGTTGATGCTTTTGACAGAATTTTCTtcggatagtattcagaccccttgacttttccacagtttgttaggttacagccttattctaaaattgattaaattggtttttttcttcaatctacacacaataccccataatgacaaagcaaaaattggtttttagaaatgttcactGATTTACTGAAatatcataagtattcagaccctttactcagtactttgttgaagcacctttggcagtgaataaagccttgagtcttctttggaatgacgctacaagcttggcacacctgtatttggggagtttctcccattcttctctgcagatccgctcaagctctgtcaggttggatggggagagttgctgcacagttattttcaggtctctccagagatgttagatagggttcaagtccgggctctggctgggctactcaaggacatccagagacttgtcacgaagccactcctgggtagtcttggctatgtgcttagggtcgttgtcctgttggaagatgaaccttcgccccagtctgaggtcctgagcaggttttcattaaagatctctctgtactttgctctgttcatctttccctcgacccttactagtctcccagtccctgccgctgaaaaacatccccacagcatgatgctggcaccaccatgcttcaccgtaggaatggtgccaggtttcctccagacgtgacgcttggccttcagcccaaagagttcaatcttggtttcatcagaccaggtaatcttgtttctcatggtctgagagtctttaggtgccttttggcaaactccaagcaggctgtcatgtgcgttttactgaggagtggcttccgtctggcccctctaccataaaggcctgattggtggagtgctgcagagatggttgtccttctggaagattctcccatctccacagaggaactctagagctctgtcagagagaccatcaggttcttggtcacctccctgaccaaagcccttctcccccgattgatcagtttggccgggcggccagctctaggaagagtcattatttaagaatgatggaggccactgttttcttgtggaccttcaatgctgcagaaatgctttggtacccttccccagatctgtgcctcgacacaatcctgtctcggagctctacggacaattccttcgacctcatggcttggtttttgctctaatacagtgaggggaaaaaagtatttgatcccctgctgattttgtacgtttgctcactgacaaagaaatgatcagtctataattttaatggtaggtttatttgaacagtgtgagacagaataacaacaaaaaattccagaaaaacgcatgtcaaagatgttataaattgatttgcatttgaatgagggaaataagtatttgaccccctctcaatcagaaagatttctggctcccatgtgtcttttatacaggtaatgagctgagattaggcgcacactcttaaaaggcACAGCATAACAGGAATGACCCTGGTGGTCCCACTCTGGTTGCAGATAATAGTTTTTTCTGATACATTAGTTAGCCTTCAAAATGCTTTACTTTTGAGCATGAACGGTGCAGCATTTGCGCGAATACAGTGCACCGATCGAGCCATATTATcacctcgatcacaccgacagtgcTTGCGTTTTGGGTCACCAGAATTACATTCGTtttcaatggaacgctgcgtttaaCTCGTTCTGTGTGGTATatatgttggatttatcgaacctatgcatcaaattgtatgcgtagacggcttgacagaaatggtagcagaaggtgaatgttgaagttttgttgcacacatatccagatgatgctgcgtaccattttTCTAAAGGACACTGTAGGTGTGTTCCATGTGTAGAATCAACAAAGTTGCGCAAACGCTGCGTTTTCAGGCAAGCTTAATCGAACGCGAAGCAATACACATTGACAACAAATTCGGGCTTCAGCTGTTTGGCTGATCTTATGGACCGCTTGGCATCTTTTGGAAGTAAGTGTTGGCTAAAATGCACAGTTGAATACAGCGTACAAACACGGCTTAAAAAGAGTTTGCATAAGATATCGTTATCCATCTAACTAGCTTACTGCTCAGCTCGTCGCgctacatagctagctaacgttagctagctagaaggCAACACAGCTAAGCTAGCTAACAATTAGCTTAGAGTTAGCCATCTAGCTAAACTATATGTATCATTTTCTTTCACGTAGCTAATCGATTCaaccagctagctaactaatCCATCACTTAATTGTCCGCTAGCTTCCGACTTGAAGTACCTAGGTAGCTACGTTATCTCGCTAACTCTGTTGTTAGCTACTGctaaacattacattttacattttagtcatttagcagacgctcttatccagagcgacttacagttagtgagtgcatatattattattattattatttcattctGGACCCTGTGGGAAACCTGTGATGCTGGCTTTAAATCTGACCAATAACACAGATTTTAACAGAGGATTTCTAGTAACTCAAGTCTGTACGTATCGTTACCAGTAGAATTGGCACGTTTTGCGACATTACTCTGACTTATTTTCAGATGACCCTTCTGACAAGCCCCCATGTCGAGGTTGCTCATCTAACCTGGTGGAACCCTACATAAAATGTGCAGAGTGTGGACCCTCACCTTTCCTTCTCTGTCTCCAGGTGAGGGGCGCACATTGCTTCCTCGGGCATGCGCATAAAACCGTTGATACATTTTGCCTAGCTTGGTAACTTTGCATCTCTACTGACACTAGAATTGGTTTATTCAAATATGTTTCAGTGTTTTACCAGAGGGTTTGAGTTCAAGAAACATGAGAGTAATCACAAGTATGAAATCATGGTAAGATATTGGTGTTAATTGTGCTGTCATCTGATTAATGCATATTTATATATAATATTGACTCTTCAGTTATCCATTATTTACCAAAAGTATGCTTCTGGCAAAACAATAGTGACCATGCTCAATACCATgcctcctccctcacacagacgtCAGACTTCCCTGTGCTTGAACCTGGCTGGACAGCACAGGAGGAAATAGCCCTGCTGGAAGCAGTCATGGACTGTGGCTTTGGGAACTGGGAAGTAGAcacgtagacacacacactctatctGACTATCTCAAGTGTCATATATTACAAACTTGCAGACTAGAGGCCATTTGCAGTCTGTGATTTGTTTCGTAGCAGCCCTCACTTTCACTGTCTGCCAATATCAAAATAAACATGTTCAAATTGATAACAAAAACATAACTGTCACTTTCCCATTTGACTCTGCACAGGCAGGATGTGGCGTATCAGATGCGCACCAAAAACAAGGAGGAGTGTGAGGCCCACTACATGAAGAACTTCATCAACAACCCCCTGTTCTCCTCCACCCTGCTCAACCTCAGACAGATAGAGGAGGCCCGTACTGCAGACACAACCATTCCTTTCAAACGTCAGTATACACACAACACACCTACTCCTCTGGATTTCTCCCTCCATAGTAGTAAGGAGAGTTTGTTTGTCACACAAGTTATCATAGAATTCTGAAGCCATACTACAACATACAATTTAGGCTTTAAAAGAAAATATACTTTTGTGTatgacctcgactaaccagtagccccgcacattgactcggtacctgtaccccctgtatatagcctcgttgttgttattttattgtgttattttttttatttttttatttagtaaatattttcttaactctatttcttgaactgcattgttgcttaagggcttgtaagtaggcATTTCACCGTAAGGTCTACCTACACATGTTTGTCAAGAGGGCCCTTTCAGAGCACTAGGTAAAAATACTATATTGGTTTTCCTCCCAGCCACTGACGACCCCCCCAGGCCCACCTTTGACTCCCTGTTGTCTCGAGACATGGCTGGATACATGCCTGCCAGAGCAGACTTCATGGAGGTGAGAGGAACTAGGGCCTTAAAGCATCCATGCGTTTAGTAGTTCCAATCTCACAAGCCATAGTCAAAGACATAGACATTCCATTTTTCTGTTCTTCTGCATGTTCAAAGAACATTTCCCCATGTCATAATGAGTATGTCCTCATACTCCTGGCACATTATGATTGGAATCATAGGAAGTACTTAAAGATAACCAAGACAGAACCTTGCCACCCTGCTTTTGTATGCATGAATGAAATATTAGTTCTCCAGATGGCCGCCTCACTGCAGTCTTATTGAACTCTGACTCATCTCCTTGTACCTCTGTGATTCTCTCCTGTTATTTGTCATCCGGTCTAGGAATTTGACAACTATGCTGAGTGGGATCTGAAAGACATAGATTTTGTGGATGACGACTCAGACATACTACATGGTGAGTTGAAAGTGCTATCACTGTATTTGAAATGAGAGAAAAGTCAAACCCCGCTTTCAATAGAGATTGGTAGTGTATGTTTATTGTACATGTACTGTGTTTTAATATCATAATTGCCTTGTCCGACATATTTGTCTGGTTCTTTCTAGCGCTGAAGGTTGCCGTTGTTGACATATACCATTCAAGGttaaaggagagaggaagaagaaagaAGTAAGTTGAAATGTTTTGCATTTAACAATGAAGATGTATTGGACTTATTCAGCTCAAATATCTTATAATCTTTGCCCTTCATCATATGTCTATAATACTTTGCAAATGTTGCCACAATAACATTTAATTGCTTTCCAAAATCAAAAATGTGATACCTACACAAGTAACACAACACTCTACTAACAGTAGCCTATTAGGATAAGTACTGAAGCACTGGTTCAGAATCACCGGTTGCTATGAATGCTGAAAGGCTTAAACATTACACAACTGTCAAATTTGAGTATTCTTTGATGAATTTGAGACGGTCATGGATTGTCACATTCCGTCCTCTGCCCCCTTCAGTGTGTGTCAGTACTGGTCTTGGCCACGGTGGTCATACCATTAATGTGGTAATACATCCATCACTAAATCAAACTTCACGAGTTGCTGCTCCCCTAACTCTGTGGAATGGCATGTGGGGCAGGTATGGTATGTTAGCTGGCCAGAGCTCCCAGGACCCTGCATgtctggatgtgtcccaaatggcaccctattccctacatagtgcactacttttggtgggccctggtcaaaagtagtgcactatgtagggagtaggtttccatttgggatgcaaacacaCACTGTTAGCCTGCCCACTGCCCCTCAAGCTGCCCCCACCCCCAGCTGGTGACATGGCAGAGGCCCAAAGCAGTGACCCTTCACCTGCAGGCCACAGAGTTCACAGACGCAGTAGGCCTCACTGTCAGGTCCTGTTTCACATCACAGGAAGGCTACTTGTTGCAAAGCTGTTCTATGTCACAATCACACCTTCAAGCTATGTGGTTCAGGTTCAGCAGCTATATGGTACCATCACTCATTCAATAAATGTCAGTCTAAACCCTCTGCTCTTTTCACTCACTCTACCTACCTGAGAGTTGCCTGGTATTTACCAATGGACGATATTTTTGGCTTTGCTGTCTTAATGTTGTGTGTCTTACAGGATCATCCGGGACCATGGACTGATCAACCTGAGGAAGTTCCAGAGTAAGTGCTCTCCTAACAGATTAGTGCTGGGCTGTAGAACTCCCAGGAGACCAGGCGTTAATATAACACCCAGACTGAATATGCATTATGTATCCATGGTTACATGTAAACAACTCAGTTGCAATAATGATCAACAGTAACCTGTGTGACCCCGGAGGCACTGCCGGTGCTCTTATTTACGATGGAAGCTGAGACTAGCCCAGTGTGCCAGAGTGCCGCAGCATAATTATTGCTCCACTATGAATAGATGCCTATGAAATGAACACTGCAGGTCTAATGACCAACCGTATTGGAGCTTTATGAGCTCTTATTGATCCCCTCTCCATGGGCAGCGTTTCGTCTAGCTTGGTAATATAATCCATTTTCATGTCAAGCTTTTTATTCATGGGAGATGGGAAGACAAGACACTCCCTGAATAGATTTATCCAATCAGTTCCTCTTTTTCCTTTACCGCCCAGTGCAGTGCTATTTCCAGGTGATGCCCTGTGAAATTGGCTGTGGTTTTAGGGGTGGAAGAGGATACCcttatgttttatttattatttaccaGCCTCCAGTCACCactgccctcctcctccccctctctcctctaatcTCTCTAGTCTTTCAAGACAAAAGAGAACCCAGAGTTGCCGTGGAGCTGCAGCCtggttgtcatggagactgtcaaagtgtgtgtgtgtgtgtttgtgtcacacAGTAATGGAAGCCGTGTCCAAGCCTGGGTGACTCACAGTGTCGTGCCTGGGCTGATCATGCTGTTGCTCCAGGCAGTTTGACCAACAGTCTCACTCTCCTTATAGGCATCAGTACCTCAGGACCACCAACCCAGCCCATTCCTGTTATGGAATGTTTCAAATCTTTGACTTTGCTCAGCAGGACATTGactctacctgtgtgtgttttgCTGCTATCTACACGTTCCCATCACTGTACAGCCTCCAAATCAATGAGGAACTCAGCTGCCAGTTTGCAGACACACAGATGTGCGGGCTGCCAGCCTTGAGCTGCTGTCATACTACCCCACATTCACTGTGTACAGAATATAGATCTATCCAAGCAATCACAATGTCTGCAAAGCCACCAGAGTCCACTCAATATATACCTTGGGTATACAGGTAGATTCTTATGGCATAAAGTATGAAGTGGCTTTGACTAAATAGGGAATAtcctgccatttgggacgcaaacataGTGGCAATGATTTGAAAGGAGAGCAGCACCGGCCCTTGAGGAGGGGTGAGTAGGGTGGTACGGGGTGAAATGTCCATCGGGGGAGCTTATACACCATTCACGGCCACGGCAGGGTATCTCACTGATGCAAGGGGATCACTCAATGTGTGATGTCTGGACATTTCCTCCTCTGGTGTTCCTGAAAAGCCTCTAATTTAACAAGATTGAA
The DNA window shown above is from Coregonus clupeaformis isolate EN_2021a chromosome 6, ASM2061545v1, whole genome shotgun sequence and carries:
- the LOC121560164 gene encoding transcriptional adapter 2-alpha isoform X1, with the translated sequence MDRLASFGNDPSDKPPCRGCSSNLVEPYIKCAECGPSPFLLCLQCFTRGFEFKKHESNHKYEIMTSDFPVLEPGWTAQEEIALLEAVMDCGFGNWQDVAYQMRTKNKEECEAHYMKNFINNPLFSSTLLNLRQIEEARTADTTIPFKPTDDPPRPTFDSLLSRDMAGYMPARADFMEEFDNYAEWDLKDIDFVDDDSDILHALKVAVVDIYHSRLKERGRRKKIIRDHGLINLRKFQILERRYPKEVQDLYDAMRRFARVVGSIEHDKFIESHALEFELRREIGRLQEYRRAGIQSFCSAKVYERVKHVREDERRKRTMLVDVLQYIQDGRACQQWLSKQAAIDAGITPVVTTITTSATGRRSAPPLNLTGLPGTEKLNDREKELCQVVRLVPGAYLEYKQALLNECRRQGGLRLAQARALIKIDVNKTRKIYDFLIKEGYINKA
- the LOC121560164 gene encoding transcriptional adapter 2-alpha isoform X2; the protein is MDRLASFGNDPSDKPPCRGCSSNLVEPYIKCAECGPSPFLLCLQCFTRGFEFKKHESNHKYEIMTSDFPVLEPGWTAQEEIALLEAVMDCGFGNWQDVAYQMRTKNKEECEAHYMKNFINNPLFSSTLLNLRQIEEARTADTTIPFKPTDDPPRPTFDSLLSRDMAGYMPARADFMEEFDNYAEWDLKDIDFVDDDSDILHALKVAVVDIYHSRLKERGRRKKIIRDHGLINLRKFQMEFELRREIGRLQEYRRAGIQSFCSAKVYERVKHVREDERRKRTMLVDVLQYIQDGRACQQWLSKQAAIDAGITPVVTTITTSATGRRSAPPLNLTGLPGTEKLNDREKELCQVVRLVPGAYLEYKQALLNECRRQGGLRLAQARALIKIDVNKTRKIYDFLIKEGYINKA